The following nucleotide sequence is from Glycine max cultivar Williams 82 chromosome 9, Glycine_max_v4.0, whole genome shotgun sequence.
ACTGCATCAGCTACTTCTTCAGGAGCGCATTGAGAATGCTTGTGGGGATCCTGCTCGTCTTGTGAAGTTGAAAAGGAAACAATTGAATGGATCTGCAGTTGAAGCAAAAACTGGGAAAAGTTACATGGAGAAAATTCTGGAAATCCCCTCGCCTGATTATAAAATGGTTTGTGAAACTTCAATCATTCCACAGCCTGGGAAGTTGGTGTCAGATGATACTAGTGAAAGTGGGATTAAAATACTTGAAATCAGTAGCATTACTCCTATGAATAGGTCTTTGGGAAATGAAAACACATGGTCGTCACCAAATGAGCAGGAACTAGAAGTGAATTCATACTCAGAAAGGGATCGGGACACAGATGGATATATTGTGGAGGTGAGTGAACAAATCTCTGGTGGTGTAACAGAGGAAATGTCTTCTGATTATCTAAAGGTACTCAATGAAGCAGGATCAGTATTTgatgaacaaaataaaagagaatgcAACTTAGATAGCTACCACTCTGATGATGTGATTAGTGAGGTTGATGATTATATGGATGCATTAGCTACCATTGACTCTGAATTGGATACAGACAATGAGCGTGGATCTATGAAAGACTcattaaatattgaaaatttaactGATTCAAATGGCAAAGGTGAACCTCAACTGCGAGCTCGATTTTCAGATTCTCAATCATTTGGGGACTCCTTGACTTCTGAAGAAATTATTTCATTGGAGCAAGATAGAAATGGAGAGCATAATGAAGTGCAAGGTCAGATGTCAGATTCTCTGTCAACAGGGACTTCCTGGGCATCCGATGATAATAGTCCATTCAGAAGAGATATAAGTGAAGACCATTCCCAACTACAAGCACAGTTTTCAGATTTTCAATCTATCAGAAACTCCACATCAAGGATTAAAGATATGTCATCCAACCAGCTTCTCCCTACTTTTGAGTCGCAAAGGACTTACTGTCATGAGTTTGTTGTGCATGATGATGCACATGTTCAGGGTGAAGTGATTTCTGATTCTAGACCAGTCTCTTCTGGTTCATGTCTGATGGATTCTGGACATTCAATGTTTTCTAGTGATCTTGGAGCTGCCTCAGCAATGTCCCTATCTGCAGGGAGTCAATCACATGAAACACCCTCTGGCCCTGTTGAGCTTCATTTAAGaatagaagatgatgaagaaaaGATGTGTCTCGTTGAATCTATAGTGGCCAGATCTGATGCTCTCTACCCAATAAGAGATGATGCTTTACCAGTGGTTTCTTTTGATAACAATTATTTGAACTTGGATGTTTGTGATCCCCATGTCCATTCCAATGATCTGTTACAAACTTCTAATGAATTAAACTTAGCTCATGAAGGTGAATCTGGTGATCATTCTGGGATCAAAGTTTTGCAGGCAGAATCTCTTAATGAATGCTCTTCTGAAATATTGGTTAGTGGAGATGTTAGTTTACAAGGGGAGGATCCCATTTTCCCATCTATGGAAGTAGACCTGAATCCAGATACTAAGCTGCTGCTTGATGTCCAAGATTTAAAATCTGAGGATGATATTATAGCTACCCAGCTTAACTCAGAAGATCTGTTTCCTGTTGCAGAGACTACAACGAAGAGCAGCATTACAGAGGAGCTATGCTTTGATTTTATAAATGTAAACAAACCAGATTTAGCAGAAGTTGAAGTTTTGCCTCCTGACCAGCAAATGAATTTTGAAGAGGTGCCAAGCATATTGCCTGGTAATGAAATAAGCGGGTCCACCTGCAGTTTGGATCTAGTTGAAGATGATGGTCATATTATTAAACATCCATCTTCAAATATCATATCTTCTCCAATGAGTAATCATACAAAGTTGGAAGAAACTCTTTCTATTTTTGCAGATCCTTGTGAGAAAGAGATGATAGTCAATGAGGCAGGAAGTAGAGAATCTTTGACAGAATTAGCAGCACAGAAGGTAGAGGATCAACCTGAAATTACTTCTACTGATGTACAGTTGAACATGAACAGATCAGGTCCATGTGATCCTTCGGATTTTGGAATGTGGAATAATACGCAGCATTCATCTCTTAAGGAGAAAATCCAGTATAGCTCTTCTATCAATGACCTGAAAACAGTGCCTGTATGTTCTGAGCTAGACTCTCAAATATTATCTGGCCAGGGAATTAATCCAACAAAGCATGTAATGGATCCACTTAAACCTCTTATTCCTGAGTTCTTACCCAAGGCATCTAAAAACAATCTTGAGGAGATGCCACCTATGCCCCCTCTGCCTCCAATGCAATGGAGAACAGGCAAGGTTCAACATGCTTCCCTTTTTACACAGAGAGAAGACATAGAAGTAAACCTAGCCTCACTCCAACCAATACAGCCAAATAAACTTGACGATATTTCTCAATTTGGTTTACCCACTTCTGAAAAAGAGACCTTGCCATATCAGAATCTATTTTTGCCTGTCATGGCTGTGGAAAGTAATATGCATCAATATTCTTCTGGGTTTTCAGTGGGAATGTCAGAGCAGCCTGTTGCTATTCCTTTTCAACTTCCTGTAATGGTAAATGAAGCAAATGGTCAATATAATTTCCTAGTTCCCGAACATAGCCAAATCCAGAACCCTTTCTTATCATTACAGGACAGGCCTCCACTTGGATATGCTGTTGCTTTGGAGGGAGAAAAGGtattaaatccaagcccatgcCCACCATCGCTACCTGCTGAATGTGTTGTTTCTAGGGCTGATCCGATTCTTCAACAAGAAAAATCAACTCAATCTCCAAGTGAATTAACAGAAGTTACCGGCTTAGAAGTTACAAAGGATAGACCTGAAGAATTGCATTTAGTTCTACCTGCAGAATGTCCAGTTTCTGGAGATGATCCCATTTCTCCTAAAGAGAAACCAACACAATCTCCTAGTCAGTTAATAGAAGAGACTAGTTTAGAAGTAAAACCTCTTGAGCAGTCTTCCATTAATCTGGAAAGGGAACAAGAAGATCCTTCAACCTCACCCATGTCACCTCCTAATCTAGAAATTGAGGAGACCAATCACAGCCTGCTACCTTCAGATGGAGAAATGGTGTTTCCATTGGTTACATCTTCTCAAACACGTGAGCGTGATAATACTGAGATGCCAAATGGAAAACCAAAGAATAAGCGTCGTCTTCCCCAGGATCCTGTAATTGATCCTGTTGCTGCCCTTGACAAAAGCAGGGTAACAACAGTTTTCTTCTTCTCTAATAATGTACTCTTTATGTGGTCTTGAAATTCTTGCATGACACACTGCCTTTGAACCACTGCAGCTGAGGAAGGTCACCGAACGTGTTATGCCCCCCAGAGCACCAAAGGAAGATGAAAGAGAATCACTGTTAGAAATGATAAGATCGAAGGTTAAAGCTCACAACTCTTTCCTTATACCCTTTTGTTTCTtgtatttaaaagattaaaaaacatatatatatatacatttttttgtcaGTCCTTCAACTTGAGGCCTGCTGCAGTTCAACGACCACCCAGCATTCAGGGTCCAAAA
It contains:
- the LOC100775755 gene encoding protein SCAR2 → MPLCRHHIRSAHALADPELRRTADSDDSEVLLEAVAMSGLVGFLRQLGDLAQFAAEMFHDLHEEVLATTARGHSLMSRVQQLEAEVPALEKVFLSQTHHSSFFTNGGIEWHPNLRSEQNLVTRGDLPRFIMDSYEECRGPPRLFLLDKFDVAGAGACLKRYTDPSFFIVESASSGKATVEVQREKKIRKVKQKKGTRLRNGETPEVVSSHAKLHQLLLQERIENACGDPARLVKLKRKQLNGSAVEAKTGKSYMEKILEIPSPDYKMVCETSIIPQPGKLVSDDTSESGIKILEISSITPMNRSLGNENTWSSPNEQELEVNSYSERDRDTDGYIVEVSEQISGGVTEEMSSDYLKVLNEAGSVFDEQNKRECNLDSYHSDDVISEVDDYMDALATIDSELDTDNERGSMKDSLNIENLTDSNGKGEPQLRARFSDSQSFGDSLTSEEIISLEQDRNGEHNEVQGQMSDSLSTGTSWASDDNSPFRRDISEDHSQLQAQFSDFQSIRNSTSRIKDMSSNQLLPTFESQRTYCHEFVVHDDAHVQGEVISDSRPVSSGSCLMDSGHSMFSSDLGAASAMSLSAGSQSHETPSGPVELHLRIEDDEEKMCLVESIVARSDALYPIRDDALPVVSFDNNYLNLDVCDPHVHSNDLLQTSNELNLAHEGESGDHSGIKVLQAESLNECSSEILVSGDVSLQGEDPIFPSMEVDLNPDTKLLLDVQDLKSEDDIIATQLNSEDLFPVAETTTKSSITEELCFDFINVNKPDLAEVEVLPPDQQMNFEEVPSILPGNEISGSTCSLDLVEDDGHIIKHPSSNIISSPMSNHTKLEETLSIFADPCEKEMIVNEAGSRESLTELAAQKVEDQPEITSTDVQLNMNRSGPCDPSDFGMWNNTQHSSLKEKIQYSSSINDLKTVPVCSELDSQILSGQGINPTKHVMDPLKPLIPEFLPKASKNNLEEMPPMPPLPPMQWRTGKVQHASLFTQREDIEVNLASLQPIQPNKLDDISQFGLPTSEKETLPYQNLFLPVMAVESNMHQYSSGFSVGMSEQPVAIPFQLPVMVNEANGQYNFLVPEHSQIQNPFLSLQDRPPLGYAVALEGEKVLNPSPCPPSLPAECVVSRADPILQQEKSTQSPSELTEVTGLEVTKDRPEELHLVLPAECPVSGDDPISPKEKPTQSPSQLIEETSLEVKPLEQSSINLEREQEDPSTSPMSPPNLEIEETNHSLLPSDGEMVFPLVTSSQTRERDNTEMPNGKPKNKRRLPQDPVIDPVAALDKSRLRKVTERVMPPRAPKEDERESLLEMIRSKSFNLRPAAVQRPPSIQGPKTNLRVAAILEKANAIRQAFAGSDEDDDADSWSDS